A portion of the Cryptomeria japonica chromosome 5, Sugi_1.0, whole genome shotgun sequence genome contains these proteins:
- the LOC131036013 gene encoding uncharacterized protein LOC131036013 — translation MSSAIVRGKRSFVEDNTNVDSSYPISKKLRCSTVNSPVCGFSTGSGPPNPNARADGDGNTILHGNISIAATDSSTKTGSDLGHPIQALQQSQRIEEQVSSVDGPVYTEGSGSEWVELLLREMQNACNMDDARLRSSSVLQAFEKAIVGSTLEDLHKENTVLKERVEGLSYDNNILKRAVAIQHKRLRQNEESRGVELQELKKCISEYEERIRGLELNNYALTAHLHQADAQQLNSILGGFHHSPPDVF, via the coding sequence ATGTCTAGTGCCATAGTACGTGGGAAGAGGTCCTTTGTTGAAGATAACACTAATGTTGATAGCTCTTACCCCATCTCCAAGAAACTTCGTTGCTCCACTGTTAATTCTCCAGTTTGTGGCTTTTCCACCGGATCTGGACCTCCCAATCCCAATGCACGTGCAGATGGAGATGGTAACACAATCCTTCATGGAAACATAAGTATAGCAGCTACTGATTCTTCTACAAAAACTGGTTCTGACCTTGGCCACCCTATTCAGGCATTACAGCAGAGCCAAAGAATTGAAGAGCAGGTTTCCAGTGTTGATGGTCCAGTGTATACAGAAGGTTCAGGTAGTGAGTGGGTGGAGCTTCTTTTGAGAGAGATGCAGAATGCATGTAATATGGATGATGCAAGATTGCGTTCTTCATCAGTTTTACAAGCATTTGAAAAGGCTATTGTTGGTTCCACACTTGAAGACTTGCACAAGGAAAACACAGTGCTGAAAGAGAGAGTTGAAGGATTGTCTTATGATAATAATATACTTAAACGCGCTGTGGCTATACAACATAAGCGTTTAAGACAGAATGAGGAGAGCCGGGGGGTGGAACTTCAAGAGTTGAAGAAATGCATTTCAGAGTATGAAGAACGAATAAGGGGTTTGGAGTTGAATAATTACGCACTCACAGCTCACCTTCATCAAGCTGATGCTCAACAATTAAATTCCATTCTTGGAGGCTTCCACCACTCTCCACCTGATGTCTTCTAA